The Cloacibacillus sp. sequence CCGTTATGATACACGCCTTCGGCGGTGAAAGCTTCGCCGATTACAGGTCGCTTGGGATAGACGGCTACACCGTCACGTTCAAGGGGCAGACCTCCCATTCGGCCGCCTCTCCGTGGTGCGGCCGCAGCGCGCAAAACGGCATGATCCTCTTTATGGAGGCTTTGAACATGCTGCGTCTGCACATGCACGATTACTGCCGTATGCACGCCATAATCAAAGAGGTGAAGGGCGCGGTGAACATCATTCCAGACCTTGCCGTGTGCCAGGTCGAAACGCGCGCTCCCGAAAAACAGATGCTTGCCGAACTGACGCAGGCGATGTTTGAATGCGCGCGCGGCGCGGCTATCGCCACGCGGACAGAGGTCTCCTATGCAAAATTCATGGGAAGCTTCGACGCGATGCTGCCAAACCTTACCGCGGAAAAGATGGCCGAAGAGACTATGGCGGAATACGGCGTAAGCTGCACGCACGGACATCTGCCGACAGGCTCCACCGACGTAGGCAACGTCTCCTACAGATGCCCCGCCATCCAGCCGGAGCTTGCCATCTGCGAGCAGAAGCTCGACCTGCACACTAGGGAATTCGCGGCGGCCGCGGTAAGCGGCGAAGGCCACGAAAATATGATAAAGGGCGCGCGCATCATAACCGACATGTGCATCAAGGTATTCGCGGACGACGCGCTGCGGGCGCGTATGAAGGCGGAATTTAAAGCTTCGATTTAGTCTGGGCCGCCCCGCTTTTAACGCGGGGCGACAGTTTTTGACGTATCGCGCTCTGTTCTTTGATGCAACTTTGACATTGGAATGTTATACCAGAAACGGCATATATCATCAGCGTTTTCAACACTACAACAAAAGGGGACCTAAAGATGAGCGACAAAGAGAGCAAACGCATCAAGATACCGGATACTTACGTACTATTATTTTTGATTATAATCGTTGCGGCCGCCGCGTCGTGGTTTGTGCCAGCGGGCATATTCGAGCGCGTGAAGAACGCGGCCGGCACGATGACCATCGTGCCCGGCACCTACCATCACATAGCGCAGACGCCGGTGATGCCCTTCGACATTCTTGTCAACGTGGAAAAGGGACTTATCAACGCGGCAAGCACGGTGTTCTTCGTTTTTATTTCATACGCCGCGCTTATGGTCATCATCGCCTCGGGCGCAATCCACGCCGGCATTTCAAGAATGCTGCAAATGACGAAGGACAAATACCGGATAATGATAATCCCTATCTTCGTATTTCTCTTCGCCTTCGCCGGCGGCACCTATGGAATGTTTGAAGAGGCGCTCAGCTTCACGCCTATATTCGTAGCGCTGGCTATGGCGCTCGGCTATGACGCTATCACCGGCATGGCGATAGTCGCTATGGGCGTAGGGCTTGGCTACAGCGGATCGTTCACCAACCCGTTCAACGTAGGAATCGCCCAGCAGTTTGCAGAGCTTCCGCTCTTCTCCGGCATCGGCTACCGTTTCTTCTGCTGGTTTATAATGACCTCGATAAGCATCGGGATAATCATGCAGTACGCCGCCAAAGTCAAGGCGAACCCGAAGGCGAGCGTCGTCTACGGCATACCCTGCGGCGATTTCAGCCTTGATGAGTCCGACCTCTCGAACCTCAAGATGACGGGCCGCCACAAGCTGATACTGCTGACCGGACTTGCCACAATAGTCCTTATGGTGCTTGCCGTCCTCAACTGGGGCTGGTATCTTGACGAACTTGCCGGACTGCTGCTTGGAATGGGCATCCTCTGCGGCTTTATCGCGGGATGGGGGCCTGACAAGATAGCAAAGACAATGGCGGCCGGATTCAAAGATATCGCCTACGGCGCGCTTATGATAGGTATCGCCCGCGGCATACTGGTGACGCTGCAGGCCGGCGGGATCGTCGACACTCTTATAAACGCGATGTTCATTCCTCTTTCGATGCTGCCTAAGTGGCTCGCAGGCGTAGGAATGCTCATCGTACAGACGCTGATCAACTTCTTCATCCCGTCAGGCTCGGGACAGGCGGCTACGACGATGCCGATAATGGGCCCGCTTGCCGACCTCCTTGGCATATCGCGCCAGGTGGCGGTGCTCGCCTTCCAGTTCGGCGACGGCTTCTCAAATATTCTGTGGCCTACGGCCTTTGCCGCGGTCTTCTGCGGGATAGCGAACATTCCGTACGCCAAATGGCTG is a genomic window containing:
- a CDS encoding TIGR00366 family protein, which gives rise to MSDKESKRIKIPDTYVLLFLIIIVAAAASWFVPAGIFERVKNAAGTMTIVPGTYHHIAQTPVMPFDILVNVEKGLINAASTVFFVFISYAALMVIIASGAIHAGISRMLQMTKDKYRIMIIPIFVFLFAFAGGTYGMFEEALSFTPIFVALAMALGYDAITGMAIVAMGVGLGYSGSFTNPFNVGIAQQFAELPLFSGIGYRFFCWFIMTSISIGIIMQYAAKVKANPKASVVYGIPCGDFSLDESDLSNLKMTGRHKLILLTGLATIVLMVLAVLNWGWYLDELAGLLLGMGILCGFIAGWGPDKIAKTMAAGFKDIAYGALMIGIARGILVTLQAGGIVDTLINAMFIPLSMLPKWLAGVGMLIVQTLINFFIPSGSGQAATTMPIMGPLADLLGISRQVAVLAFQFGDGFSNILWPTAFAAVFCGIANIPYAKWLKWLIPRFCIVFLVQASLIVLAIFIGYK
- a CDS encoding amidohydrolase; this encodes MKDAKRAFETAQKYITDNREEMIGFCDYLGEHPELSSKEYEASRLMAEKLKTAGFDVEYPFDGIETAFMAKKTASCAGAERPVVAVMVEYDALPEIGHACGHNNHGTMALYAGIALGEVIEELGGEVRVVGTPAEEDDGAKVKMADDGVFDDVDFAVMIHAFGGESFADYRSLGIDGYTVTFKGQTSHSAASPWCGRSAQNGMILFMEALNMLRLHMHDYCRMHAIIKEVKGAVNIIPDLAVCQVETRAPEKQMLAELTQAMFECARGAAIATRTEVSYAKFMGSFDAMLPNLTAEKMAEETMAEYGVSCTHGHLPTGSTDVGNVSYRCPAIQPELAICEQKLDLHTREFAAAAVSGEGHENMIKGARIITDMCIKVFADDALRARMKAEFKASI